The Neobacillus sp. PS3-34 genome has a window encoding:
- a CDS encoding NAD(P)H-dependent glycerol-3-phosphate dehydrogenase, whose translation MNISVLGCGRWGSFLAWYVHKVGHQVVLWGRENSRNYMGLKESRKNDYLSLPEEIELSTSLEKAVSFAEIIIISISAQELRSFAKQLSSLNEIQGKTIILCMKGLEAVSGKRLSQVFAEEVGKNINLAVWVGPGHVQDFVNHIPNCMVIGSESVETTKKIVQEVNSDLIRFYYGQDLIGNEIGAATKNVMGLAAGMLDGLNYSSLKGSLMARGTREISRLIRAMGGNDITIYGLSHLGDYEATLFSEHSHNRKFGQAYVEGERFGKLAEGVSTVKALRELSKQYDVELPICNAIYEILFNNKNAKETLEDLFLRPVKFEF comes from the coding sequence ATGAATATTTCCGTATTAGGTTGTGGACGATGGGGAAGCTTTTTAGCATGGTATGTTCATAAAGTTGGCCATCAGGTCGTTTTATGGGGAAGAGAAAACTCAAGAAATTACATGGGGTTAAAAGAATCCAGAAAAAATGATTATCTTTCATTGCCAGAAGAAATAGAATTAAGTACTTCATTAGAAAAAGCGGTTTCGTTTGCTGAAATAATCATCATTTCTATTAGTGCTCAGGAATTGCGTTCGTTTGCAAAGCAACTAAGCTCATTAAATGAAATACAAGGTAAAACCATCATTCTTTGCATGAAAGGTTTAGAAGCTGTTAGTGGAAAAAGACTTTCTCAAGTATTTGCTGAAGAGGTCGGAAAAAATATAAATCTTGCAGTGTGGGTAGGTCCAGGACATGTACAAGATTTTGTAAATCATATACCCAATTGTATGGTCATAGGTTCTGAAAGTGTTGAAACAACTAAAAAGATAGTACAGGAGGTTAATAGTGATTTAATTAGGTTTTATTACGGGCAGGACCTTATAGGAAATGAAATTGGAGCTGCTACCAAAAATGTTATGGGTCTTGCTGCAGGTATGTTAGATGGATTAAATTATAGCAGTTTAAAAGGCTCACTTATGGCAAGAGGGACAAGAGAAATATCTCGCCTTATTAGAGCGATGGGTGGAAATGATATCACTATATACGGATTAAGTCATTTAGGAGATTATGAAGCAACATTGTTCTCGGAGCATAGTCATAATAGAAAATTTGGACAAGCATATGTTGAAGGAGAAAGGTTTGGAAAATTAGCAGAAGGTGTTTCAACCGTTAAGGCATTAAGAGAATTATCCAAACAGTATGACGTAGAACTTCCGATTTGTAATGCTATATATGAGATCCTATTTAATAACAAAAATGCAAAAGAAACATTAGAAGATTTATTTTTAAGACCTGTTAAATTTGAGTTTTAA
- a CDS encoding LysR family transcriptional regulator — protein sequence MLNMMLLNYFVKAVENQSLNKAAKELYISQPALTKQLAQLEKQLNCKLFLRKPSGIEMTDAGRHLYEKAVFLLGQLNSLEKGMEKYAEKRSIRIGATPSIASNYVPTILTKFELHGFEVSLVTRDTTAQLLQMLSEEEIDIGFIQDLDNFNFDLPFQNLFNEPYVALLPKDHHLAKLIEIPFEELIQNRMILNSDPCDIRASFRAVCNALGKHPDNWVDLEMNDSIQTFVLQNYGVSIVPEMTVSHLFHPLLVSRPIISPFPFYRTIGMAIRSEQDKELFDLIKS from the coding sequence ATGCTGAATATGATGCTACTAAACTATTTCGTTAAAGCGGTAGAAAACCAGAGCCTGAATAAAGCGGCGAAGGAGCTTTATATCTCACAGCCAGCACTGACCAAGCAGCTTGCACAATTGGAAAAACAATTGAATTGTAAACTCTTTTTACGGAAACCATCAGGGATAGAAATGACCGATGCCGGAAGACATCTTTACGAAAAAGCAGTTTTTCTGTTAGGCCAATTGAATTCACTGGAAAAGGGTATGGAAAAATACGCTGAAAAACGCAGTATTAGAATTGGTGCTACCCCAAGTATCGCCTCCAACTATGTACCAACCATCCTAACTAAATTTGAACTTCATGGATTTGAAGTGAGTCTTGTCACCCGCGATACGACCGCTCAGCTGCTGCAAATGCTAAGTGAAGAAGAGATCGACATCGGCTTTATTCAAGACTTGGACAATTTCAATTTTGACCTACCCTTCCAGAATCTATTTAATGAACCATATGTTGCACTATTGCCAAAGGATCACCATTTAGCTAAATTGATTGAAATACCATTTGAAGAACTCATTCAGAATAGGATGATTCTTAATAGCGACCCTTGTGATATTCGAGCTTCTTTTCGGGCTGTTTGCAATGCCCTTGGCAAGCATCCCGATAACTGGGTCGATCTCGAAATGAATGATTCGATCCAAACCTTTGTTTTGCAAAACTATGGAGTTTCGATTGTACCTGAAATGACGGTAAGTCATTTATTTCATCCTTTATTAGTTTCGAGGCCAATAATTTCCCCTTTTCCGTTTTACAGAACAATCGGTATGGCGATACGGTCAGAGCAAGATAAGGAACTGTTCGATTTGATAAAAAGTTAA
- a CDS encoding NADP-dependent oxidoreductase: MKEKQIILKKRPCGIPSEENFDMIEREVREIMDGEVQIQTLFLSVDPYMRERMTPMKSHMESFGLKEVITGTMIGKIMESKHPDFTEDDIVSGFLGWQEFPISNGTNIRKIEPLPVPYQAMLSVLGSPGLTAYFGLLDVGKPKSGETIVISGAAGAVGSMVGQIAKIHGCRVIGISGSDDKNAYLVNELGFDGAINYKTEEDIEGELRKLCPDGIDIYFDNVGNEWINNITKLINPFARIVLCGQISQYNGETPYIDPKIFGRITKNRAIMQGYLISGLDPQRSEAARSEIAQWILEGRIKYTETISDGLDSAPKALIDLFHGKNIGKQLVRLGSKIRS, translated from the coding sequence ATGAAAGAAAAACAAATCATTTTGAAAAAAAGACCTTGCGGGATTCCATCGGAAGAAAACTTTGACATGATTGAGCGTGAAGTGAGGGAGATTATGGATGGCGAGGTGCAGATTCAAACGCTTTTTCTGTCAGTCGATCCGTATATGCGTGAAAGAATGACACCCATGAAGTCGCATATGGAGTCGTTCGGTTTAAAAGAAGTAATCACTGGAACAATGATTGGAAAAATCATGGAAAGTAAGCATCCAGATTTTACGGAAGATGATATTGTTTCTGGCTTTTTAGGCTGGCAGGAGTTTCCGATATCAAACGGAACAAATATAAGAAAGATTGAGCCGTTACCAGTGCCTTATCAAGCAATGTTAAGCGTTTTAGGCAGTCCTGGCCTTACAGCATATTTTGGCCTTTTGGATGTTGGAAAACCGAAGAGTGGTGAAACGATTGTCATATCGGGAGCAGCTGGAGCGGTGGGGAGCATGGTGGGGCAGATTGCCAAAATCCATGGCTGCAGAGTAATAGGCATATCAGGGTCGGATGACAAAAATGCGTATTTAGTCAATGAACTGGGTTTCGATGGCGCAATTAATTATAAGACGGAAGAGGATATAGAGGGAGAACTCCGGAAATTGTGCCCGGATGGGATCGATATTTATTTTGATAATGTCGGAAATGAATGGATAAATAACATTACAAAGCTGATCAATCCTTTCGCAAGGATTGTGTTGTGTGGCCAAATCTCGCAGTATAACGGAGAAACCCCCTATATAGATCCGAAGATTTTCGGACGGATCACGAAAAATAGAGCAATCATGCAAGGATATCTTATTTCTGGCCTTGATCCACAACGAAGTGAAGCGGCGAGGTCTGAAATTGCTCAATGGATTTTAGAAGGTAGAATTAAATACACAGAAACCATTTCGGATGGGCTTGATAGCGCTCCAAAAGCGTTGATCGATTTATTCCATGGCAAAAATATTGGCAAGCAACTTGTGAGGTTAGGTTCAAAAATTAGGAGTTAA
- a CDS encoding P-II family nitrogen regulator: MKKIDAIIIPERLTETIKGLKKIGISGFTVSQVVGRGKQKDTQGVYRGKNYQVTLHPKVKLEIILSDYMVEPTIKTIFEAAQTGEDGDGKIYVYPILEAYNIRTGKPDFDIDDLLNQEE; this comes from the coding sequence TTGAAAAAGATTGATGCGATTATCATACCCGAAAGACTTACAGAGACCATTAAAGGGTTAAAAAAAATAGGAATTAGCGGTTTTACCGTCTCTCAAGTAGTCGGTAGAGGGAAACAGAAGGATACACAAGGTGTTTATCGCGGGAAAAATTATCAAGTGACACTTCACCCCAAAGTTAAATTGGAAATTATTCTCTCAGATTATATGGTGGAGCCAACGATTAAAACGATCTTTGAGGCAGCGCAGACTGGTGAGGATGGAGACGGCAAAATTTATGTTTATCCTATTTTGGAGGCATATAACATTCGAACAGGCAAGCCGGACTTTGATATTGATGATTTACTGAATCAGGAGGAATGA
- a CDS encoding carboxypeptidase M32, whose protein sequence is MEQTLDINVSELVKQFKEMDQKLAHFSDILSQISWDSKTMAPKKGRPLFAKAIGTLSTETFKLSVSKEMGELLEALTSEEVYSQLDEVTKACVRERKSDYDKSKSIPAELYNEFVVTTSMANDAWEEAREKNDFSIFQPFLEKIVGFVKQFTDYYGFEGHRYNALLDAYEQGLTVEKLDPLFAELREKSIQLLKRIQNSSSQPRTDIFKLTYDVAQQKEFNKFLLPKIGFDMNAGRLDESVHPFAQPVNTGDVRLTTRYLQENVRSAIFGTIHEAGHGMYEQGVNSEFEGTAIRSGASMGIHESQSRFAENVVGRSKAFWTYFYKDLQNHFPDQLSNVSLDDFYRAINHVEPSFIRVEADELTYNLHIMIRYEIEKALIGGEIEVKDLPEVWNKKVEEYLGITPPTDTLGVLQDVHWSFGGLGYFPSYSLGNLYAAQILNTIKKELPDFYLLIENGEFGKIQAWLGEKIHQHGRLYTPSELIQKVTGEELNAKYLVEYLEEKYSEVYSI, encoded by the coding sequence ATGGAACAAACGCTGGATATCAATGTTTCTGAGTTGGTCAAACAATTTAAGGAGATGGATCAAAAGCTTGCCCACTTCTCTGATATTTTAAGCCAGATTAGCTGGGACTCGAAAACGATGGCACCGAAGAAAGGGCGTCCCCTTTTCGCAAAAGCAATCGGCACTCTTTCAACTGAGACCTTCAAGCTTTCCGTTTCAAAGGAAATGGGCGAATTACTAGAAGCACTAACATCTGAGGAAGTTTACAGCCAGCTAGATGAAGTAACAAAAGCATGTGTGAGGGAAAGAAAATCAGACTACGATAAATCAAAGAGCATTCCAGCTGAATTATACAATGAGTTTGTGGTTACAACTTCAATGGCAAATGATGCCTGGGAAGAAGCAAGAGAGAAAAATGACTTTTCTATTTTCCAGCCTTTCTTGGAAAAAATCGTAGGGTTTGTGAAGCAATTTACTGACTACTATGGCTTTGAAGGACACCGCTACAATGCACTTTTAGATGCTTATGAGCAAGGACTCACAGTTGAAAAATTAGACCCATTATTCGCTGAGCTTCGTGAAAAAAGCATCCAGCTATTAAAACGCATTCAAAACTCATCGAGCCAGCCTCGAACAGATATTTTTAAATTAACGTACGATGTAGCCCAGCAAAAGGAATTTAATAAATTCTTATTGCCAAAAATCGGCTTCGATATGAATGCAGGCCGCCTGGATGAATCGGTTCATCCATTTGCACAGCCTGTAAATACGGGTGATGTCCGTCTGACCACCCGCTACTTACAAGAAAATGTTCGTTCCGCTATCTTTGGAACCATTCACGAAGCGGGCCACGGTATGTATGAACAAGGGGTAAACAGTGAATTTGAAGGTACGGCGATTCGTAGTGGTGCCTCCATGGGGATCCATGAATCACAATCAAGATTTGCGGAAAATGTGGTCGGTCGCAGCAAAGCATTCTGGACGTATTTCTATAAGGATCTGCAAAATCATTTCCCAGATCAATTATCGAATGTTTCATTGGATGATTTCTATCGTGCCATTAACCATGTTGAGCCATCCTTCATTCGTGTTGAGGCGGATGAGTTAACGTATAATCTTCATATCATGATTCGCTATGAAATTGAAAAAGCACTGATTGGCGGGGAAATTGAAGTGAAGGATCTTCCTGAGGTATGGAATAAAAAAGTCGAAGAATACCTTGGAATCACACCACCTACCGATACCCTTGGTGTATTGCAGGATGTGCATTGGTCATTTGGAGGACTTGGATACTTCCCTTCCTATTCATTAGGAAATCTATATGCAGCACAAATTCTTAACACGATTAAAAAAGAACTTCCTGACTTTTACCTATTGATTGAAAACGGTGAGTTCGGAAAGATCCAAGCATGGCTTGGCGAAAAAATCCATCAACACGGAAGACTATATACACCAAGTGAATTAATTCAAAAAGTGACAGGTGAAGAATTGAATGCCAAATACCTCGTTGAATATTTAGAAGAGAAATATTCAGAGGTTTATAGTATATAA